One window of the Colletotrichum lupini chromosome 9, complete sequence genome contains the following:
- a CDS encoding HpcH/HpaI aldolase/citrate lyase family protein, with amino-acid sequence MIGGIGAFEPEWVKVSKLFFDTIDKHDKPYAGFAFGGPPYGSPEVLKKAAERMSLIMVSADVVHLGAMAQDLQQARELIGTTR; translated from the coding sequence ATGATTGGTGGCATAGGGGCGTTTGAGCCTGAATGGGTTAAGGTGTCGAAGCTATTCTTTGATACCATTGACAAGCACGATAAGCCTTATGCGGGCTTTGCGTTTGGCGGGCCTCCTTACGGGAGTCCAGAGGTCCTGAAGAAGGCTGCGGAGCGGATGAGTCTAATCATGGTCTCGGCCGACGTGGTTCACTTGGGTGCCATGGCACAGGACCTGCAACAGGCGAGGGAACTGATTGGAACGACGAGATAG
- a CDS encoding HpcH/HpaI aldolase/citrate lyase family protein: MVTSGDEYKSTSSQGMAAYAAPSLFQPHKARQAIRDAHAKKIPPPLCYYAGLSSIPITRYLAPMGFDAVWIDWEHTPCNTETMTTMAHEASFMSQDRATPFVRLPGHDHAAIGYSLDAGASIVIPQVETVEQAKHAISAAKFGTAQNGTRLVEKRADSGRST; this comes from the exons ATGGTTACCTCCGGAGACGAATATAAAAGTACCTCTTCACAAGGCATGGCTGCCTATGCTGCTCCTTCGCTTTTCCAGCCTCACAAAGCCCGTCAAGCCATCCGGGACGCCCACGCAAAGAAGATTCCGCCACCGCTTTGTTACTACGCAGGGTTGAGCTCCATCCCCATTACCCGGTACTTGGCCCCTATGGGCTTCGATGCCGTATGGATTGATTGGGAGCATACCCCATGCAACACGGAAACCATGACGACG ATGGCTCACGAGGCTTCATTCATGAGCCAAGACCGTGCTACTCCATTTGTTCG CCTCCCTGGTCACGATCACGCTGCCATTGGGTATTCTCTCGATGCCGGCGCCAGTATCGTCATCCCCCAAGTCGAGACAGTTGAACAAGCAAAACATGCTATCTCCGCCGCCAAGTTTGGGACTGCGCAAAATGGCACGCGTCTCGTAGAGAAACGAGCAGACAGCGGCAGGTCCACCTGA